Below is a genomic region from Pseudomonas svalbardensis.
AGGACCATCAGTTCCTGATCCTTGAAGGTGTAACCGAGCTGACGCTCGAGACGGCTTAAGGAGACGCTCACGGTTTACCCACGCTGAGTTCGTGGTTGGATTCCACCGCCATCGCCGTGATGCGGCGCAGGCTTGGGACAATTAACGCTGTGTTCAAAAATAACGTCCTGAATATCGTTGTTTTCATGCTTCTGTCGCCGATTATGCCGACTCCAGAAATGCATTCGGCGCTGTGTTCAACAGCGCCGTGTGTGATTACTTGATCAGGCCAACCCGCGAGAAATTCGGCAGGTGACTGAGTTTAGGTTCCGGCCAGCTCATCCAGACTGCGAAGGCCTTGCCGACGATATTCTTGTCGGGAACCATGCCCAGCAGATCCTTGGGAATGCTCGGATCATCCCAGTAGCGACTGTCGTTCGAGTTGTCGCGGTTGTCGCCCATCATGAAGTAGTGCCCGGCAGGCACGGTCCACGAACGGTCCGGCGTTGCGCGGTAACGGCTCATTTCCTTGCGGATCAGGTGCTCGGCGACACCGAGTTTTTCCTTGTAGAGCTCAGCGCTGCCCAACGTGCCCGGCTCGGAGCCGACCAGTTGTTCGGCAATCGATTCACCGTTGACGAACAGACGCTTGTCGGCGGTGTAACGAATCTGGTCACCCGGCAGGCCCACCACACGTTTAATGTAGTTGACGTTCGGATCGCTCGGGTAGCGGAACACCATCACATCGCCGCGCTGTGGATCACCCACTTCGATGACTTTCTTGTCGATCACCGGCAAGCGGATCCCGTAAGAAAACTTGTTCACCAGAATGAAGTCGCCAACGTCCAGGGTCGGTTTCATCGAGCCGGAAGGAATCTGGAACGGTTCCACCAGGAACGAACGCAGTACCAGCACGATGAACAACACCGGGAAGAACGACTTGCCGTATTCGACCAGCAGCGGCTCTTTGTTCAGTTTCTCGACGACCACCATGTCAGCCTGGCTGACACTCCCCTGATAGGAGTTGATGGCAGCCCGGCGCCGTGGCGCCAGGAAAACCAGATCGAGCAACGCCAACAGGCCGCAGACGAACACGGCGATGACCAGCAACAGCGGGAAATTTAGTGACATAGGACCTAACTATCCAACCTGAGCACTGCAAGGAAGGCTTCTTGTGGAATTTCCACGTTACCGACTTGCTTCATGCGTTTCTTACCGGCCTTTTGCTTCTCAAGCAGTTTCTTCTTACGGCTAACGTCACCGCCGTAGCATTTGGCCAATACGTTCTTTCTGAGCGCCTTGACAGAGGTCCGCGCAATAATCTGCCCGCCGATGGCGGCCTGGATCGCGACGTCGAACATCTGACGTGGAATCAGTTCTTTCATCTTCTCGGTCAACTGGCGACCTTTGTAGTGCGCGTTATCCTTGTGCACGATCAACGCCAGGGCGTCGACCTTGTCACC
It encodes:
- the lepB gene encoding signal peptidase I, whose amino-acid sequence is MSLNFPLLLVIAVFVCGLLALLDLVFLAPRRRAAINSYQGSVSQADMVVVEKLNKEPLLVEYGKSFFPVLFIVLVLRSFLVEPFQIPSGSMKPTLDVGDFILVNKFSYGIRLPVIDKKVIEVGDPQRGDVMVFRYPSDPNVNYIKRVVGLPGDQIRYTADKRLFVNGESIAEQLVGSEPGTLGSAELYKEKLGVAEHLIRKEMSRYRATPDRSWTVPAGHYFMMGDNRDNSNDSRYWDDPSIPKDLLGMVPDKNIVGKAFAVWMSWPEPKLSHLPNFSRVGLIK